The sequence CCTTTATCTTTGAGAGCGTTTAAAATTTCTTGCGTAAAATGAAGCCCTGCGGTTGGCGCTGCAATTGCGCCCTGCTGCGCCGCATAAACCGTTTGGTAACGCTCTTTGTCAAAATTTGAAAGCTGCAGGGCAAGACCCTCTTTTCTGTTTATATAAGGAGGAAGCGGCATTACTCCCTGTTTTTGGAGAAAACTTAAAATATCGGCTTTGTTGAATTCTACAACAACTTCGCCCCGAGGCGTTTTATGTTTTATTTCGCACTCGTAACCGTTGTCAAAAAAAACTTTTTTCCCTGTTTCCAAAAAAGGTTTCATTAAAACTTTATAAGAATTTTCTTTGGAATGCGCAACCGGGTCTAAAAATAAAAGTTCAACTTTTCCGCCGGTGGCTTTTTTGCCGAAAAGCCTTGAAGGAACAACTTTAGTGGTATTTATTACAAGGCAATCGCCTTCAGAAAAATATGCGGTTATATCGGAAAAATGTCTGTGCCGAAACTTTCCGCTTTTTCTGTCAACAACAAAAAGACGCGAAGAATCTCTTCTGTCGGCGGGTTTCTGCGCAATAAGTTCCGAGGGAATATCGTAGTCGTAGTTTGTAAGAAGTTTGTCCTGCGTCATTTATATTGAACCTTTTCAAGTTTTGTGCCGGGGTAAAAATGCTTCAAAATTTTCTGATAATTTTTTCCGGATTCAGCCATACCTTTTGCGCCCCATTGGCAAAGCCCTACTTTATGCCCCCAGCCATGCCCTTTAAATATAAAATTGTCGTCGGATTTTTTTATGCCGTCAAAGGTAACGCTTTTTATTTTCCACGCGTCCACGGCAAGTCTGAATTTATAGGCGTTTATTGTAACGGTATTTTTTGAACCGTTGATTACAATTTCTTTTGCAGAACCCGCAGGCGTTTCGCCTTTAACTTTTATAGATTTTATAATTCCTACGTTAAAACCTGCCGCGGAAAGTTTTGAACGTATAAAACTTTCGTCAAGCGATTGTTCCCAAGACGAATGCGGCGCATTTTTGCAATATCCGCATTTAACGCCTTTAAGATATTCCGGCGTATCTTTGGTATCCCAAACGTATTTAGGATCTTCCGTGTGCCCGCCACAGTTAGCGTGAAAAAAAGTATTTGCGAATTTTCCGTTATATGTAAGCACTTGCCCTTCGGTTTGGCTTACGGCTTTATTTGTGGCAGCCGTTTCAACTTCCGCGCCTGCGTAAACCTGACAGTGCGTGGTGGAACACATATCAAAACCTTTATCTTTATGCTTGCCTAAATTTGCAAGAGTATATGTTCTGCTTATAACAGCCTGAGTTTTCAACGCCTCCGCGTGCCAGCCGGCGTTTGCTTCTTTCGGCAAAACGCCTTTAATATAATCTTCAACGGGCAAAACGTTTATTACGTTTACGCTATCTCCGTCTTTATTTATAACAAGACTGCCGCGATAAGCTTTTTTATTAACGTATATAACATTATTTGCGCTCTCTATTTTCACGGGAAAAGACAGAGACTCGTCGTTAAAACCAAGTTTACCGTTTGAATAATAAGAAAACTTTACGTTTCCTTTGCTTAAGGTAAGTTTCTTGCCCGAAGCGTCCGTAACGGAAATTGTTTTTGCGCTTGAAACGGTAAAATACGCAGTATTTAAAACTATGCCTATGCGAACGTATTTATTCTCAACTTCCGACGAGAAAGAAATGTTTGACTGTTTCACCTGCGTGCTTAGGCAAGATGAAAACAACACCGCAAATATAGGCAGCAACAATAAAAATATTTTTTTAATCATTTGTTATTTTTTCTTTCAAGCATTTCCTGAAAAGATTTTTCGCATCCGCAGTATTTTTGCAAGTAGTAGCCTTTAGCCCTTAACGAATTTTTGCCTTCATAAAATTTCGGACGGAAATCTTTATAAACGAAATCTATTTTATATTCTAAAGATAATTTTTGGGAAATTTGTTTTATAAGTTCGTGCTTTTGATACGGACTTGATAAAAGCGACGTTGAAAATGCGTCAAAATTATTATCTTTTGCAAATTTTGCCGTTTTTTCAAGACGGAGTTTATAGCAGTTTTCACAAATCAAAGAGCTTTCCTGTTTCCATTTTTTACCGTCGTAAATAAAACCGTCTTCCTCGTAAAAATTCACGCCAAGCTCTTTTGCGAAACGCTTGGCGTTTTCTTTTCTTATTTCGTATTCTTTTTGGTCGTAAATATTAGGGTTAAACCAGTAGAAAGACACATCAAAGTTATTTTTTAGAACATCCGCCGCGGACGCGGAACACGGCGCGCAGCAAATATGCAAAAGAAGCCGCGTCATTATAAAAGATCTCTCTGAAGATTTTTCGGCGCTTTTGCGCCCACATGTTTAAAACCTGCTTCGGTTACAACTCTTCCGCGCGGCGTGCGGGCAATAAAGCCCGACTGTATAAGATAAGGCTCGTAAACGTCCGTTATGGTGTCAACTTCTTCCGAAAGAGCTACCGAAAGAGTGTCCACACCTACCGGACCTCCGCCGAATTTTTCAATTATTGTCGTAAGCAAAAGTCTGTCCATTTTATCAAGACCGGCTTTATCTACAGCTAAAGCTTCAAGAGCGCCGCCCGCTATTTCGCGGGTAACTTTTCCGCCGGCAACTTCCGCAAAATCTCTGACTCTTTTTAAAAGTCTGTTTACAATTCTCGGCGTGCCTCTTGAGCGTCTTGCAATTTCTTCGGCGGCATCGCTTACAATTTCCACATTCATTATCAGCGCGGAACGTTTTACAATTTGCACAAGTTCCGTATCGTTATAAAAATCTAAATGCTCCACAATGCCAAACCTGTCGCGCAAAGGGCTGGAAAGAAGCCCCGTGCGGGTAGTTGCGCCCACAAGCGTAAAACGCGGAACGGGAAGTTTTATTGTTTTTGCCGACGGACCTTGCCCGATTATTATATCTAATTCAAAATCTTCCATAACGGAATAAAGCGATTCTTCAACAAGGTGATTTAATCTGTGAATTTCATCTATAAAAAACACATCGCCTTCGGATAAGTTTGTAAGAATTGCCGCAAGGTCTCCCACTTTTTTTAAAACAGGACCGGACGTCATTCTTAAATTTCCGCCCATCTCTCTTGCAATTATATGCGACAAAGTGGTTTTGCCAAGACCGGGAGGAGCGTAAAACAAGCAGTGATCAAGAGACTCTTTTCTCTTTTTAGCAGCCTCAATAAAAATTTTTAAATTCTCTTTGAGTTTATTCTGCCCTATAAAATCGTCAAGAGTTTTCGGACGAAGCGAATTTTCAATTTTATCCTCGTCTTGCAATGCTTGCGCCTCTAATATTTTATCTATTTCATCCATTTTTATTCCCTGTTTTGCTGGTTATGATTATTTTTGCTTGACTCAATTCCAACTGAAATTTCTAAATCTTTAAATTCATTGCGTAGTTCAAAAGTGTCTATATCGTCATCAAGCCAGTGCAAAATAAAACAATATGCTATACTTTCGCCTGATGCAAAATTGCCTTTTTTGTGTTCTGCCTCATAGTAAAGTTTTTGTAATTCGTTTACATATTCATAAATTATTTTTTTTAATATTTCTTTTTCAAAATCATCATTTCTAAATTTAAGTTCTGATGGCTTACGCAATGGCAATATTTGCCCGTTTTTGGAGTAATATCCCCATTATAGATATAACGAACGTTGTATTTAATTAGCAATTGTTCAATCAATGTTAATGATTTCACATCAGCAGATAATTCGCCATTTTCATAATCAGTTCTATTAGACTTTATTGCAAATTCATTGTAAAAATCACCAATTATGTCACATATATAATCAGAGAGCATTGCAAACATTACAATCCCCTATCCTTTAAATATCTTTATATAAGTTCAAAGCTTTTTTTATCAGTTTTTCCAAGGTGACGTTTTCGTCTTCGGAATATGCTTGGGAAACGGCGTTGCGCGACGGGAGCTCTTTATATCCTATAGCAATAAGCCCTGCAATTGCCTGAGAAACGACTGAAGTTTGCGAGTAATCTTTAACCCCCGACCATTTTTCCTGCCCGATAATTTGTACGCCGGATATTTTGTCTTTTAATGCTGCAATAAGTTTTTCAGCTGTTTTTTTGGTAAAACCGAAAACGCCGGTAAGAAGCGATGTGTTTTTAGTTTCAACCGCCGTCTTAAAATCCGCGAAAGATTTTGAAATTTTATCAAGATACTCAAGCGCCTTTTTTGCACCCGTTCCCGGAACTTCGTCTTTAATTAAAATGAACATATCTCTTTCTTCGCGCGTTAAAAAACCGTATAAATTTATAACGCCGCCATACATGCCGCTAACGGCTTCAAAAATATAAATTTTAACAAGCTCACCTGTTTGAGGCAGCTTTTCAAAAGTTGAAACAGGCGCATATACCGCGTAACCTACGCCGGAAACGTCAAGCGTAATCTCGTTAGTTGTTTTATGGTTAATAATTCCGTTAAGATAATCTATCATTTACTCACCTTGCAAATAAGACTCCATAAGTTTGCGATCTTGAATATCATTATGCATACGCACCAGCTGGTCAACCGCTTTTGTTCTTATTTTAGGATCTGTTATTGAGTTAATAAAGTTCTCTATGGCATTTACGGCTTGAGAATACTCTCCCGTAGCGTCTAA is a genomic window of Endomicrobium proavitum containing:
- the queA gene encoding tRNA preQ1(34) S-adenosylmethionine ribosyltransferase-isomerase QueA — its product is MTQDKLLTNYDYDIPSELIAQKPADRRDSSRLFVVDRKSGKFRHRHFSDITAYFSEGDCLVINTTKVVPSRLFGKKATGGKVELLFLDPVAHSKENSYKVLMKPFLETGKKVFFDNGYECEIKHKTPRGEVVVEFNKADILSFLQKQGVMPLPPYINRKEGLALQLSNFDKERYQTVYAAQQGAIAAPTAGLHFTQEILNALKDKGVKIATLTLHVGWGTFKPIVSDEIDNHKMMSEKFSIDSQNAQKINAAKKENKKIFSVGTTSTRALETLANIFNGEIKEYSGETSIFIYPGYKFKIPDVLITNLHLPKSTPLMMASAFASRELMLKAYKEAVKEKYRFFSYGDSMIIL
- a CDS encoding SpoIID/LytB domain-containing protein; this translates as MIKKIFLLLLPIFAVLFSSCLSTQVKQSNISFSSEVENKYVRIGIVLNTAYFTVSSAKTISVTDASGKKLTLSKGNVKFSYYSNGKLGFNDESLSFPVKIESANNVIYVNKKAYRGSLVINKDGDSVNVINVLPVEDYIKGVLPKEANAGWHAEALKTQAVISRTYTLANLGKHKDKGFDMCSTTHCQVYAGAEVETAATNKAVSQTEGQVLTYNGKFANTFFHANCGGHTEDPKYVWDTKDTPEYLKGVKCGYCKNAPHSSWEQSLDESFIRSKLSAAGFNVGIIKSIKVKGETPAGSAKEIVINGSKNTVTINAYKFRLAVDAWKIKSVTFDGIKKSDDNFIFKGHGWGHKVGLCQWGAKGMAESGKNYQKILKHFYPGTKLEKVQYK
- a CDS encoding epoxyqueuosine reductase QueH — encoded protein: MTRLLLHICCAPCSASAADVLKNNFDVSFYWFNPNIYDQKEYEIRKENAKRFAKELGVNFYEEDGFIYDGKKWKQESSLICENCYKLRLEKTAKFAKDNNFDAFSTSLLSSPYQKHELIKQISQKLSLEYKIDFVYKDFRPKFYEGKNSLRAKGYYLQKYCGCEKSFQEMLERKNNK
- the ruvB gene encoding Holliday junction branch migration DNA helicase RuvB, whose amino-acid sequence is MDEIDKILEAQALQDEDKIENSLRPKTLDDFIGQNKLKENLKIFIEAAKKRKESLDHCLFYAPPGLGKTTLSHIIAREMGGNLRMTSGPVLKKVGDLAAILTNLSEGDVFFIDEIHRLNHLVEESLYSVMEDFELDIIIGQGPSAKTIKLPVPRFTLVGATTRTGLLSSPLRDRFGIVEHLDFYNDTELVQIVKRSALIMNVEIVSDAAEEIARRSRGTPRIVNRLLKRVRDFAEVAGGKVTREIAGGALEALAVDKAGLDKMDRLLLTTIIEKFGGGPVGVDTLSVALSEEVDTITDVYEPYLIQSGFIARTPRGRVVTEAGFKHVGAKAPKNLQRDLL
- the ruvA gene encoding Holliday junction branch migration protein RuvA — translated: MIDYLNGIINHKTTNEITLDVSGVGYAVYAPVSTFEKLPQTGELVKIYIFEAVSGMYGGVINLYGFLTREERDMFILIKDEVPGTGAKKALEYLDKISKSFADFKTAVETKNTSLLTGVFGFTKKTAEKLIAALKDKISGVQIIGQEKWSGVKDYSQTSVVSQAIAGLIAIGYKELPSRNAVSQAYSEDENVTLEKLIKKALNLYKDI